In Bacillota bacterium, the sequence TCAGAACACCTATTAAACCAAGCTCGCGAGCGGCAGTTGCCCAATGCAAACTTTGTGCTGGATGATCTGCTCCACTATACCGAGAACACAAATCAGCGTTATGACCTTATTGTCTGCATCGGAAACACGTTGCCCCACTTGCGTCCCGCTGAGCGCAAAGCGTGGTTAGACCTGCTGCCTAGCCGGCTCACCCCACACGGAACCCTGGTTATCCAAACCGTCAATTATACCCGGATACTGAAAGAAAAGCCGCCGGGACTGGCGGAAATCAAACGTGAAGATCCCGAACTAACTTTTACACGTCTATATGATTACAATCACGACGGCTCCATCACCTTTACCGCCCGACTCCGGACACAGGAGGCGGGCGACAGCTCGGCAGTCACCCTTTGGCCCTTCACCGCTCAGGAATTAATCAACGAATTGCCAGAATCGCTTGTTCCCCAAA encodes:
- a CDS encoding class I SAM-dependent methyltransferase; its protein translation is MKFYQMFCAYYDNIFPFAGAKKSFFEKLLVDSTPAVALDLGAATGELTNWLASRGIMTTGVDLSEHLLNQARERQLPNANFVLDDLLHYTENTNQRYDLIVCIGNTLPHLRPAERKAWLDLLPSRLTPHGTLVIQTVNYTRILKEKPPGLAEIKREDPELTFTRLYDYNHDGSITFTARLRTQEAGDSSAVTLWPFTAQELINELPESLVPQIQYASFNQTPYEPDQSPAWILVATCSGDDS